The Magnolia sinica isolate HGM2019 chromosome 9, MsV1, whole genome shotgun sequence sequence CATTCTGTTGAAGATGCATCCAGGGTGGTGTGCAATCTCAGTACATACACTTATTTTTAAAAACATGGCATGTGCCTAGAAAGAAAAATGCAATACCTGTGCCTGAAGGGAGCCATTTCCCTTTTTCCGGACCTCTTGGGCTACCTTCTTTGATTCCTTCAAGTAGGCCTTAAGAAGAGGCACAGGAGGGAACTCCCCCACAACATCGAAGGCATATGCATAGTTAACAGCATCAAGCTGCTTCCCATTGCTTATTAGTTTCCTAATAAGATCTGTCATAAGCAAAAAGCTTCCCAGTGTCATCAGATGACCATGAGGGGAAAAAACAACAAAACAGTGTTTTACTAACACACTAACATCCACAAAGGGATGGATGTTTCAAACCAACTAATCAAACATATTGGAAAATAATGACACAGAAACTATATTACACGCTTTACAATCAATAAATTCAAAGGCCTCAAAATTGCAGAATAACAACAAGGCTTCCATAGCCATTCAGTCCCGAAAGATGGCGTTTTGGTAATTGGATATCATCACCGGCCAACAGAACCAAGCTCTAAAGAGTGTTCAAACCGATCAATCAAGTCTTTTATTGGGAAAATAAAATACTTAAGAAAAGCATTACAATCAATCAATTCATAGGCCTAAGAATTGCAGAATAACAGCAAGACTTCAATGCCATTCAGTCCCGAAAGATGGTATTTTGGTAAACGGATATCATCACTGGCCAACAGCTCAAAGCTTTCAAAGGTCAAGCTCTACCAGGATTTAATATCACATGACTAAACATATATTTTATATGACCTCAAACCATAATTAAATGTTGAGAAAGAACAAATGCCACAGGATTTTATGGTTTCAGTCAGTacaaaaatatgatttttttttttttaaataaatctcGTGATAACATCACAAGATTTTGAAAAACTCACCAGATTTTAAATATTGCATTCTTATATGAATATATTAATATGTATTAACATTTTAGATGTATCATATATACTCTTAAAATATTCTCCACTAAGACACCATTTTCAATAAAATACTAAAACAAATAGTGATTTAAGTTGCAAGAAACACCATCAATCATGTAACCCATCGAAAAATGGTTATGCATGACACCTGCAGTGGAACACAAAGTGAGAATGCAGCATGAAAAGCCCAAATAGAGCATAAAACAATGGCTCTCCAAGAAAAACACACCTTAACTGTACATTCTTCAACAGATTATTTAAACTGAAATAGGTAGACAAAGCTTTAacagaaaataataaaattaagtgAACACCGAGATGTCAGAAGAAAGAACAATAACAGATGGCTAGAAAATGTATGTCTCATGGCCTGTCCAAGGAGGTCATGGAAGCAACGCCGCTCCTCAAGGCAATGGAATATGAGACCTGCACAATGACGGAAGAGCTCCACAAGGAAGCACCCTCAACATCAATGGGCATTTTTATGTGACGTTTACAAAGGAATATACAAACATTGGATGCCTGCTCCATTATGTGAAGGAAGTTTTTACCCAAAAACCTCCCCCGTCACAAAATTTAGGAAAGAAGtttaaaaggaaaatgaaaatataatgTGAAAGATGAATTTAGGGGCTGTCtgaggttagggatttgaggcaAGGAATTGTTAAATGCATGAATTTCCTAAATCCACTCCAGCATAAAATCGTGGACTTGGGGCAAAtccaaatcccaaaaaaaaaaggattttcaacatcaacgaAATGAAAGACTTGTTGAAATGTATGTCTCATGGCCTGTCCAAGGAGGTCATGGCAGCCATGCCGCTCCTCAAGGCAATGGAATATGAGACCTGCACATCGACAAAAGAGCTCCACAAGGAAGCAGCCTCAACATCAATGGGCATTTTTATGTGACATTTACAAAGGAATATACAAACATTGGATGTCTGCTCCAATATGTGAAGGAAGTTTTTACCCAAAAACCTCCCCCCGTCACAAAATTGAGGAAAGaagtttaaaggaaaaaaaaagtataatGTGAAAGATGAATTTATGGGTTGTTtgaggttagggatttgaggcaAGGAATTGTCGAATGCATGGATTTCTTAAATCCATTCCAGcataaaatcatggatttggggtAAATCCAAATCCCAAGGAAAAAAAAGGACTTTGAACATCAAAGAAATGAAAGACTTACAATAAAAGTTATTTCTTTGCAATAATGGCCTGAGATCTCCATAGATGCTCTCAAATCTAATGTGAAAGATGAATTTAGGGGCTGTCTGATGTTAGGGATTCGAGGAAAGGAATtgttaaatgcatgtatttcctaAATCCACTCCAGCATAAAATCGTGGATTTGGtataaatccaaatccaaatcccaaaaatatatataaaaaaaagaaggattttcaacatcaacgaAATGAAAGACTTGTTGAAATGTATGTCTCATGGCCTGTCCAAAGAGGTCATGGCAGCCATGCCGCTCCTCAAGGCAATGGAATATGAGACCTGCACATCGACGAAAGAGCTCCACAAGGAAGCACCCTCAACATCAATGGGCATTTTTATGTGACGTTTACAAAGGAATATACAAACATTGGATGTCTGCTCCATTATGTGAAGGAAGTTTTTACCCAAAAACCTCTCCCTGTCACAAAAATTGAGGAAAGAAgtttaaagggaaaaaaaaaaagtacaatgtGAAAGATGAATTTATGGGCCGTctaaggttagggatttgaggcaAGGAATTGTCAAATGCATGGATTTCTTAAATCCACTCCAGcataaaatcatggatttggagtaaatccaaatcccaagaaaaaaaaaacgactTTGAACATCAAAGAAATGAAAGACTTGTTGAAATGTATGTCTCATGGCCTGTCCAAGGAGGTCATGGCAGCCATGTTGCTCCTCAAGGCAATGGAATATGAGACCTGCACATCGACGGAAGAGCTCCACAAGGAAGCACCCTCAACATCAATGGGCATTTTTATGTGACGTTTACAAAGGAATATACAAACATTGGATGTCTGCTCCATTATGTAAAGGAAGTTTTTACCCAAAAACCTCCCCCATCACAAAATTGAGGAAAGAAgtttaaagggaaaaaaaagtaTAATGTGAAAGATGAATTTATGGGTTGTCtgaggttagggatttgaggcaAGGAATTGTCAAATGCATGGATTTCTTAAATCCACTCCAGcataaaatcatggatttggggtaaatccaaatcccaagaagaagaaaaaaaggactTTGAACATCAAAAAAATGAAAGACTTGCAATAGAAGTTATTTCTTTGCAATAATGGCCTGAGATCTCCATAGATGCCCTCAAATCTAAAGATGTGTATATCTTCATTGCAAAACAGTGAACTTTGAGATTTGCCAAGTAAAGAAATCCaatgcaaatccatgaattttccTAGCTCATAGATTTTTCAAACTCGTGGTTCACTTTCCTAATCCCAAACAGGGCCTTGGAACAAAACAAATGGAAGCTTCAAGTCCAACATGAGAAACTGGAAGGCAATTTAAAACCAAAAACTAGAAACAGCCAAATAAAGAAATCCaatgcaaatccatgaatttgccTAGTTAATAGATTTATCAATTTCATGATTCATTTTCCTAAATCGAAACAGGGCCttggaacccaaaaataaaaaataaaaatggaagctTCAAGTCCAACATGAGAAATGGGAAGGCAATTTAAAGCAAATGCTGGAAAGAGCCAATTAATCCAACCAGACAAACACAAAGATGTTAAAAATAAGGAACCATGATAATGCAATTCAACAAATGGCTAAGACATGTATGTCTCATGGCCTGTCCAAGGAGTTCATGGCAGCAAAGCTGGCTCCTCAAGGCAATGGAATATGAGACCAGCCCCTTGACGGAGGAGCCCCAACAAAGGAAGGACCCTCAACATCAACAGGCATTTTTCTGTGACATTTACAAAAAAATATGCAAACGATGTCTGCTCCATTAGGTGAAGGAAGTTTTTACCCAAAAACCTCCCCCGTCACATAACTGAAAGGAAAGAATTCAATGAAGCATAATTAAAATCCAAACACATAATGAACAGAAGAATCAAAAGCTTCTTTACtacattttttttgaaagatcactgaATATATTTACGTAGAAAGCTTTTTACTACATATTAACATTTGCAATAGAACCCATATAAACAAACCCATAATTTTAGGGGAAAAGATCTGAGGAAAAAAAATCTTACCGGGAATCTTCTCCGTGAGCCCAAGTGATCGGCACAAATCAATCGTCTGCTTTCGCCGAGCAATGAAAACAACAATATCCAACAATTCATCGACATCAAAACAAGAAACCAGGCCATACGCCGACAGAAGATGCAAAAATGCAACCCCCTCTAAAGGGTTCTCACCGTTTTTACTAACCTTCCCCTCCCATTCCTCAGCCAATTTCTTGGCCCTATCCTTCACCTCATTTGAAATCTCTGGTGAGATCGACATCAGCCGATCAAGAAGAAGAATGCAGGTACGTCGGACTGCAGCCAGCTGGACGTCCTTATCGCCCTTCGATTTCACAGGGTAGAAACCCTCCATCGAATCCAACACCATTTTTGCGGGATCTGACGCAGTCCTGAGGGCCGCGCTGAGCTCCTCCCGCATGTCCTGCAGATCTTTACGATGTGCAATGACAAACAACCGCAAGCCCTGGCCATCCATCTTGGCGCAGAGAGACTTCAGCTCGGGCCGTGGGACAACATCCGACGATTCAAGCTCGACGGCGGAGGAGACAGCGGCCGCGGCAGCAGGGGCCACCTGCTGCTCTTTGGACTCAAGGTGCTTGAAGCGCTGCTCGATCGATTTCTCGATCGAAGCGAAGTGATCCTCAAGATCCTGCCATTGGAGATTGAAGGAAGCGAGGCATTCGGAATGCGATCGGAGGGCTTCAAAGGCCTTTTGAAGCTTCTCCTTCTTCAAAGAAACGGATTGAATCGATGCAGAAATCGACTTCAGAGAAGCCATGGATCTCTGCAAAGGATCTAAGAAGAACCAGAGGGAGAGggaaaaaaaaccctagaaagagaGACGATCGAAACCCTAAAAACGTAAGAACGAAagacctaaccctaaccctaacccctCGCGGCGCCTGTTGGGAGAGATGCAGGAGGATAGAGAGCGAGCGGCAGCATTTATCGGGCTAAGTGGTATACTTCGGAAGCGGAATGCGCACTGAggaactcagtacggtaagcgtactgagtaaactcagtgggccccagtggcattcatgcattgtatccactccgtccatctcttttgaaaCCTAATTTGAgggcattatcctaaaaataaaatatatccaaacctcaaatagaccacaccaccagaaacagtgtgaattaaacatctaccgttgaaattttcgtggggacaacagaggttttagatcaagctgatatttgtgttttcccttcatccatgtctttctgatcttatgaacatgttggatgacaaataaacatcactgagggccttagaaaattttcaacgaatGAAATCATtgcttccactttttccagtggtatggtccacttgagctttgtatatgcatcaattttgggctgaacctataaaatgatctgaaaaaatgaatggacggcgtggatgaactacatgcattcgcagtgggcccaactgagtttactcagtacgataagagcgtacgcaatccgatttcgtttaCTTCCACCGTTGGATTATAATCGTGCGGTTCTGGTTAATTTAAGACAGGGAAccattttggaccgtcggtttttCAAGACGTGCGAATTTCCTGCGGAAGACAGTTCATCCACAGCGAtgtgagtgggtcccaccgtaacgGTGGTCACAAATCCACccgtcaatgggccgggcttagGCCTGAAATATTATAAATTTGAATGGGGCAGCTTGATGGCCAAGCCCCAAACATTTCAAAATCCGAGCTGAGACCTCCCATGCGCCCaaaccattgacagccctagcaaTGACACTTAATTTCCCCTCACCTTCGACACAACCCACGGACGTTGCAGTAGAGGGGATTAGATGAGATGTAATTAGATTCAAGGTAATGAGAGATTTGTCAATGAAATTAGATTTAAGGTAATGAGAAATTTGCCAGTGGTTCTCCAGGACTTTCAGTGGATTGGAAGAGCTGGGGAGGATTTGGGTTTTCTGTTTGGATGGGTGATGGAATTTGGGCATCCTCCTGTGGTAAACCCGTGGGAGTGTTTGGAAATGCAAAGTAAATTATAATACATCATGCGTTTTTTTAATAGCGGACATTCTTAACACCACTACTtcatacggtgtggtccactatagccttggatctacctttgTTTTGGTCTAATTCTCTATATTGAATGGACCTTATGTGCGGGCAGTGTGGATCGAAGTTATACATTACGGTAGGCTACATGTAAAGCTGCCCGTGGTCCCATCCTATATCCCATGCTGTATCAAGGGATGGGCGAATCCCTTGGGCAGCTGGTGCAGTTTATGAGGCTATCTGCGCTTAAGTACATCCAGTCATCCAAACATACCGTTGTATGGAAATAGGGATCAaatcccacttaataccatccaattccatcTAGTACGTCATGTCAAACACCCTTGGTAAAAGAGTTGATTGATTTTACCCAGGACTTGTTTAgaacatgggattaggtgggattgggtggtatcGAATTGCAAACAGTGACATATAAAATTTGTTTGTGGTTTATCATTCATGAGAAGGATTTGATTAGTATAGGCATTTGACGTTTCAATTCCACTGGAAACTGCGTGTTTGGTATGTGGAATTGAATTGTATTGGAAGAGATTAGTTTCAATCCCACCGGAAGATGCGTGTTTGGTCTATGGAATTGAATTGTATTACAAGGGATTaatatcattattgcacaatgattgcatgtatggaaataccatagtattgtagccatccaatcccgtgTTTAAGATATAAAAAAAATTGCTACTGGAAAATACGGGATTAAGTAAAATcatatttggtggaccatggaattgtaatcaatggaccaaattcacaacggatgtcgttcacttatacacatatatagcCATAATGTCATGCATAAacagtgtatatggatggatagcatggataaacgcatgcatcaatatggggcccatatgtgtagtgaATTCAAAATCTACAGAAATcatacatgggaccaaatgcaattccatcccacccaattccaacctttctcatcctctccaaatgttggatggaattgcacaggaccaAGTGCAATTCAATCCCagctaatcccatctaataccctgcaTCAAATGCCCCTAAAATGCACCATTTACACATGATACtcgagtttatatatatatatatatatatatatatatatatatatatatatatatatatatatatgtatatatatatata is a genomic window containing:
- the LOC131256739 gene encoding FRIGIDA-like protein 3; its protein translation is MASLKSISASIQSVSLKKEKLQKAFEALRSHSECLASFNLQWQDLEDHFASIEKSIEQRFKHLESKEQQVAPAAAAAVSSAVELESSDVVPRPELKSLCAKMDGQGLRLFVIAHRKDLQDMREELSAALRTASDPAKMVLDSMEGFYPVKSKGDKDVQLAAVRRTCILLLDRLMSISPEISNEVKDRAKKLAEEWEGKVSKNGENPLEGVAFLHLLSAYGLVSCFDVDELLDIVVFIARRKQTIDLCRSLGLTEKIPDLIRKLISNGKQLDAVNYAYAFDVVGEFPPVPLLKAYLKESKKVAQEVRKKGNGSLQAQNEAIAKELAALRAIIKCIEEHNLQSEYLPEGLEKRIAQLEKQKADRKRPAPTMPKTQQQQAANKRPRPALVGAAGPTTLTAPLVAQLNQQPPHSSSLLADRVSPYLPSAGPYGLAGPGAGASALYDRQGPSYLGSHLGYVGGRSPPMSHLYSTELSSSLYDKPVGYSGYTASGGMQHGSLQPSSLQQPYHQSYYP